The Cryomorphaceae bacterium DNA window CTCACCGTGCAATTCAACAACCAAAGCAGCGGCGCCACAGATTTTGAGTGGACGGTAGAGGGAGAAACTTTTACCACCTTTCAGCACCAACACACCTTTGACAGCGCCGGCAGCTACCCCGTACAACTCATAAGCTGGTACAACGAACCCCACTGTGCAGATACCGCCACAGCCACCATCATTGTGCACCCGGATTATACCCACAGTCTTTTTCTGCCCACTTTGTATGACAATCCTTCTGTAGCCTACACCATCCAAACCACCAACGTGGCGCACATACGCTACGAGCTGTACAACACCATTGGCCAGCGCCTGTACCACGTTGAGCAGGAGGTAAACAACGGCCCCACCGAGCTTTGGTACGGCAGCAGCTACGCAACGGGCTATTACTTTTACCGCATTCGCTTCACCAACGTTGAGGGCCAGCAATTTGAGGAAAAGGGAAAGGTGTTGGTGGTGAGGTAGGGGCGCATTTCAAACATTCTTTGTCATTTCGACCGGAGTGCTGAGGGTCGAAGCGCGAAGCAGCTTGATCAAAGCACCCCCTTCAACTCATCCAGCCTATGCACCTCATGGGTAACCTCCTCGCCGTGTTCATACTTGTTTACATTGAGGTACGCCTGGTCCATGCCCACACCCCGCGCACCGCGGATATCTGTTTCCAGATCGTCGCCCACCATAAGCGATGTTTCGATGCGCGCGCCGCTTAAGGTGCAGGCAAGGTGAAAAATAGCCGGCCCGGGCTTTTTGGTACCCGCCCTTTCGGAGGTTATCACTTCTTCAAAGTACGGTTGCAATCCTGAATGCTGCAGCTTGATATGCTGCACTTCCTCAAACCCGTTGGTGATGATGTGCAGCCTGTAGTGTGCGGCAAGGTGGTCGAGCAGTTCAATGGCTCCGGGCAGCAATTGGGTTTTTCGCGGACTGATAGCAATGTAATCATCGGCGAGGCTGGCAGCCAGCTTCTCGTCGTCCACGCCAAAAAGTCTTAGTGTATCGGC harbors:
- a CDS encoding noncanonical pyrimidine nucleotidase, YjjG family; translated protein: MVRYEHIFFDLDRTLWDFDRNSREALLEMIAAHSLRERGVEDTDSFISSYQKINEHYWALYRQQEITKAVLRTIRFADTLRLFGVDDEKLAASLADDYIAISPRKTQLLPGAIELLDHLAAHYRLHIITNGFEEVQHIKLQHSGLQPYFEEVITSERAGTKKPGPAIFHLACTLSGARIETSLMVGDDLETDIRGARGVGMDQAYLNVNKYEHGEEVTHEVHRLDELKGVL